One region of Plasmodium gaboni strain SY75 chromosome 6, whole genome shotgun sequence genomic DNA includes:
- a CDS encoding hypothetical protein (conserved Plasmodium protein, unknown function) gives MFSKRKIIKKNIKKNFEDNDEDEKIDKHNPRTNYNNEKEIINTHDDIYQLRFDATNEDNNVTSSASENVKNNCLNMKEKEEEEKKNLPNGQNESGLTCTFIQSNDEKKKEEKINKKKSNKMSCIERKKNEEEKRVNKMNTSFHIYSEDDSSDSYITLKKKKKKKKSSNVKIFKEENNKIDNIHNNNYNNSDNIFKENNSSDNESFNNNYAHKNLSIYTCIQGEKHIYNKDHMKMKKDKNLSYNNDNIKKKEIYLSEDNYTNYGDHTSDNDEENYNKDILYHDTKIYENHSSSYKLKQRNVSSYEVDNDNSNNDNEQVVSLYSDKSGVLTKDLKEKKQIFNNIEDVFIIDDKSDNYQSININLEDEYDDKDNDEEKKLIERIKLKKNILRKKKEIINNNINNNNNNMFSDDDYDDNFLFPMGKNNSFFQKKKKNVTYEDDLDIDDMYNYETISEMKNRILIKKNRNEEIKNLYEERNIEENVVDTNDFNIDNNYEDYDLYEDEKINQIVDNKMLVELKKQNEFLSDSQRKEEEEKEEEEEEEKERDKHIHFKEDNINVYLKNKNNVMKKEEHVKNKEYNDEDLFSLSREKDKELYSLDNNNYYNDKNKLLFEKIQNAYKYKGVCNLEIIKMYEYIQNLFSEYKNKIQESNEIKQLENNNQVEYNKYEIICKKGKKEIIICRVFLQYLQILINLICEKYEHVEDALKGLYNLESTFHIIYHNLKLYIYKEYYEKYKLTFINDYIFNSKYYKNLKEKKKYIQLQYLIDNNIIQNNGLNDNVTNINEYNILNEICDVRNMNNSEFYYMFDGFSSNYSTDTLSSSSPSPSPSSSLSLENDLNDDNKNFIQRKENKDISKNDILKKNLDKQKYYQTLKMKDLKKKFLFSINNIFKNVNMYFFNFKNVIKYFGLLKLYNYHFYVNNECASYFDDVLFFFVKCELLYWDPLYQFFMSKKKKKRILNYFDEDINSFISMKNKNESNKNNLNILDSNKMDNNNINHFNINKDNKKFFSLYCSSPPYDHDNKNIYNNTNERTIEYDIDMSGSSSSSNFSLSYTSCSCNEDNLNDKNIFDAEEENVKKISVNIFKNKIFKKKKYKLRKTFFHNPSIKSFEWYTFMDELILIYNNIEEEKDILRKLYDNIFNKKIYELINVWNPLSLKQSFHLSIIINEFILYNDNIDELTDKIKDKIQTYITTFLQCYKNITSQKKKNIFLMRCFKFLKSLKNIIQLLYNEELYDIVKSVFNNYVLPNCDDGNKLHNLIVLKIIQVIHSLNNIPKEDSFFCKTNEIMSKIYDCLKTGYFDMLKVENGCMIK, from the coding sequence ATGTTTAGCAagagaaaaataattaaaaaaaatataaaaaagaattttgaagataatgatgaagatGAGAAAATTGATAAACATAATCCCCGTACGAATTATAACAATGAAAAggaaattataaatactCATGATGATATTTATCAATTAAGATTTGATGCAACtaatgaagataataatgTTACTTCTTCAGCTAGCgaaaatgtaaaaaataattgCCTGAACatgaaagaaaaagaagaagaagaaaaaaaaaatttaccGAATGGACAAAATGAATCTGGTTTAACTTGTACATTTATTCAATcaaatgatgaaaaaaagaagGAAGAGAAgattaataaaaagaaaagcAATAAGATGAGTTGTAttgaaagaaaaaagaatgaagaagaaaaaagagtaaataaaatgaatacaagttttcatatatatagtGAAGATGATAGTAGTGATAGTTACAtaacattaaaaaaaaaaaaaaaaaaaaaaaaatcatcAAATGTGAAGATATTTAAGGAGgaaaataacaaaattgataatattcataataataattacaaCAATTctgataatatttttaaagaaaataacTCATCAGATAATGaatcatttaataataattatgcacataaaaatttatcTATATACACTTGTATACAAGGTgaaaaacatatatataataaagatcatatgaaaatgaaaaaagataaaaatttatcatataataatgataatattaaaaaaaaagaaatatatttaagtGAAGACAATTATACAAATTATGGAGATCATACTAGTgataatgatgaagaaaattataataagGATATTCTTTATCATGATACAAAAATTTATGAGAACCATTCTtcatcatataaattaaaacaaaGAAATGTTTCGTCATATGAAGTAGATAACgataattcaaataatgACAACGAACAAGTGGTAAGTTTATATAGTGACAAGTCAGGTGTCCTAACAAAAgatttaaaagaaaaaaaacaaatttttaataatattgaagATGTGTTTATTATTGATGATAAGAGTGATAATTATCAATcgataaatataaatttagaagatgaatatgatgataaagataatgatgaagaaaaaaaattaattgaaagaataaaattgaaaaaaaatatattaaggaagaaaaaagaaattattaataataatattaataataataataataatatgttttcagatgatgattatgatgataattttctttttcctATGGGAAAGAATAATTCcttttttcaaaaaaaaaaaaaaaatgttacATATGAAGATGATTTAGATATAGATgatatgtataattatGAAACAATTAGCGAAATGAAAAATCGGATTttaatcaaaaaaaatagaaatgaagaaataaaaaatttatatgaagAAAGAAATATTGAAGAAAACGTTGTAGATACAAATGATTttaatatagataataattatgaagaTTATGATTTGTATgaagatgaaaaaattaatcaaattgttgataataaaatgttaGTAGAATtgaaaaaacaaaatgaatttttatCTGATTCACAAagaaaagaagaagaagaaaaagaagaagaagaagaggaagaaaaagaaagagacaaacatatacattttaaagaagataatataaatgtgtatttaaaaaataaaaacaatgtaatgaaaaaagaagaacatgttaaaaataaagaatataatgatgaagatttattttctttatcaaGGGAAAAGGATAAAGAATTATACAGtttagataataataattattacaatgataaaaataaattattatttgaaaagATTCAAAATGCTTATAAATACAAAGGTGTATGTAATttagaaataataaaaatgtatgaATATATACAGAATTTATTTAgtgaatataaaaataaaattcaAGAGTCTAATGAAATAAAACaattagaaaataataatcaagtcgaatataataaatacgaaattatatgtaaaaaaggaaaaaaagaaataattatatgtcGTGTTTTTCTACaatatttacaaatattaataaatctTATATgtgaaaaatatgaacatGTTGAGGATGCATTAAAAGGGTTATATAATTTAGAAAGCAcatttcatataatatatcataatttgaaattatatatatataaagaatattatgaaaagtataaattaacatttataaatgattatatttttaattcaaaatattataaaaatttgaaggaaaagaaaaaatatatccAATTACAATATCttatagataataatattatacaaaataatggattaaatgataatgttacaaatattaatgaatataatatattaaatgaaatatgTGATGTTAGAAATATGAACAATTCAgaattttattatatgtttgATGGTTTTTCAAGTAATTATTCAACTGATACGctatcatcatcatcacCATCACCATCACCATCATCATCGTTATCGTTAGAAAATGATCttaatgatgataataaaaatttcatacaaaggaaagaaaataaagatatatcaaaaaatgatatattaaaaaaaaatttagataaacagaaatattatcaaacattaaaaatgaaagatttaaagaagaaatttttattttccattaataatatttttaaaaatgtaaatatgtatttttttaattttaaaaatgttataaaatattttggtttattaaaattatataattaccATTTTTATGTGAATAATGAATGCGCATCATATTTTGATGatgttttgtttttttttgtgaagtgtgaattattatattggGACCCCTTATATCAATTTTTTATGAgtaaaaagaaaaagaaaagaatattGAATTATTTTGATGAGGATATAAATAGTTTTATTAGTatgaaaaacaaaaatgaatcaaataaaaacaacttaaatattttagatagtaataaaatggacaataataatattaatcattttaatataaataaggataataagaaatttttttctttatattgTTCTTCTCCACCTTATGAtcatgataataaaaatatatataataatacaaacGAAAGAACTATAGAATATGACATTGACATGTCAGGTTCCAGTTCAAGTAGCAACTTTTCATTGTCATATACTAGTTGTTCATGTAATGAAGACAATTTgaatgataaaaatatatttgatgCAGAGGAGGAAAACgttaaaaaaatatctgttaatatttttaaaaataaaatatttaagaagaaaaaatataaattaagAAAAACGTTTTTTCACAACCCTAGTATAAAATCATTCGAGTGGTATACATTTATGGATGAGttgatattaatatataataatattgaagaagaaaaagatattttaagaaaattatatgacaacatatttaacaaaaaaatatatgaattaattAATGTGTGGAATCCTTTATCATTGAAACAAAGTTTTCATTTAtctataattataaatgaatttattttatataatgataatatagATGAATTAActgataaaataaaagataagatacaaacatatataacAACATTTTTACaatgttataaaaacataactagccaaaagaaaaaaaatatttttttaatgagATGTTTCAAATTTTTGAAAAgtttgaaaaatattatacaattattatataatgaagaattatatgatatagTAAAAAGtgtatttaataattatgttTTACCTAATTGTGATGATGGAAATAAATTACACAATTTGAttgtattaaaaataattcaagTAATACATTCATTGAATAATATTCCAAAGGAGGATAGTTTTTTTTGTAAGACAAATGAAATTATGagtaaaatatatgattgTTTGAAGACTGGTTATTTTGATATGTTGAAGGTGGAAAATGGATgtatgataaaataa
- a CDS encoding putative mitochondrial import receptor subunit TOM40 yields the protein MEITNIFKKLLCRQNVVHTENNSFFDAFKNPNEDGLKRKSEVDNEMLNKSTLNENKDDKLKTSEEDKLKEQNLIGYGNSFDAPNALLFENLNKEYKFITTQDNFDGFRFEVDKNVNKFLQSTHTLFLGTTLREVGYLYQFGANFTNSDNSLLMISRINIDGSVNGRFCKKINNSIDCKLNFNTYAKSDTRNMYEMSLEVNKPLYTYNFKSIWQGAWIFNTSYTQLLTKKLQAGVDLTYIASNCASIGSFGLRYNHKNNVLTMQIVRQPNFKSPEFMLNQTHLYKIQYAKKISDRLSLGTELEITPQTKESAMRLGWDYSFRHAKVQGSIDTSGKISVFTQDYSGFGVSGYIDYLNNDYKFGFMMHISPSQEQTQPAS from the coding sequence ATGGAGATAACcaacatttttaaaaaattgttATGCAGACAAAATGTAGTACATACAGAAAATAATTCCTTTTTTGATGCTTTTAAAAATCCGAATGAAGATGGtttaaaaagaaagagTGAAGTTGACAATGAAATGTTAAATAAAAGTACGTTgaatgaaaataaagatgataaattaaaaactAGTGAAGAAGATAAGTTAAAAGAACAGAATTTAATAGGATATGGAAATTCATTTGATGCTCCTAATgctttattatttgaaaatttaaataaagaatataaatttataacAACACAAGATAATTTTGATGGTTTTCGTTTTGAAGTagataaaaatgtaaataaatttttacAGTCGACACATACATTATTTCTAGGAACAACATTAAGAGAAGTTGGTTACCTTTATCAATTTGGAGCTAATTTTACAAATTCTGATAATAGCTTATTAATGATAAGTCGAATAAATATAGATGGTAGTGTGAATGGTAgattttgtaaaaaaataaataatagCATTGATTgtaaattaaattttaatacatatgCAAAAAGTGATACAAGAAATATGTATGAAATGTCATTAGAAGTAAATAAACCattatatacttataattttaaaagtATATGGCAAGGAGCATGGATATTTAATACTTCATATACACAAttattaacaaaaaaattacaagCAGGTGTTGATTTAACATATATTGCATCCAATTGTGCTTCCATAGGATCCTTTGGTTTAAGatataatcataaaaataatgttcTAACCATGCAAATTGTTAGACAACCAAACTTTAAATCACCAGAGTTTATGTTAAACCAAActcatttatataaaatacaatatgctaaaaaaatatcagACCGTTTATCATTAGGAACAGAATTAGAAATTACACCACAAACAAAAGAATCAGCTATGAGACTTGGGTGGGATTATTCTTTCAGACATGCAAAAGTACAAGGTTCTATTGACACCAGTGGAAAAATATCCGTATTCACTCAAGACTATTCAGGTTTTGGTGTTAGTGGATATATAGattatttgaataatgATTATAAGTTTGGATTCATGATGCACATATCGCCTTCACAAGAGCAAACACAACCAGCATCGTAA
- a CDS encoding putative AP-2 complex subunit alpha, producing MIKHSIKGLYCFIDEVRNCKCKEDEEKKVLQEIIKIKKKFNEKNITNYKRKKYIWKLIYCHILGYGISLSYLDIIKLISSNNFSDKYCGYTALSLLVDENNEMLNIMVSTIKADIKNNDEKINFLAFHFASHKINGLLIENLYEDILHIVTSNYIYKPNIRKKAFLCLANIYKKRHDLLLRGKNDFEIFKFLDQNLNEINMFNIFAYLNLLYVIILIFQKYESMYYYIKKEEKKKNSLDEKNDDILKREELQFDNSSNSSGSSNHSRRISLHIKNELKKKRSKSNIYLNEQNFLYNDLKKVDKILEIESECTFNIEEIDFYEIKKYINKYIHFILNVLYLILDENLKIDEGFYYSHVRYPFLLIKCLQMIQLYDVHNLSQTTINNINDIMYKIISKPYRKLQGRLGNENNPLNKNTPNNNRNSVPNNFITTNNNNNNNNNSNINNNDYNSYNNYKNNNNKSNSNIFKKSFSKNSIYSNSKKNKDILRNEKSAIYIEYGIIYECSNLYNFLDDKIEDRNRDIIICLITSFDTKKSNINYVILNSLSKLKMNLKIYNMLETHIMHLINLLNSDDITIKLQTFNILFNMCNHNNWKLLINVFLHHLPFIDPYIQNEVIIKISILAENFSPDLSWYIDVIFKMIEITHKSIFQEVWFRLVQIITGFVEGDGKNSSKLSKGENNTLNNINNNNENNNSNNNNNNNNNNNNNNNNNSNNNNNNNNNNNNSNNNNNKNKDDQKVQTYAAMKCYRYLSDNFTKIELLVDLCTYIIGSFGYLIKDKVPMKDQLKILEKYFAFASSNTKCVILMAIMKMVFYDNKLMNNVKKILNTCINHSDLELQTRACEFLNLCNMNNMSMLNYLLKNMPLYNMKKVHENFLIKRLLETNKHAVIDFNEKDNSLKFDKNHDNKKSGKHNRNKDEEYNDTNSDYSHNKMSSHSSCNSSSSDDEDEEEEENEEKYNKKRGRNLSDSSHNSKKSSSSVSSRKSKNSSDNSDDNEKLFKILCLQKANNINDLWFNACLLDKCLFFKNNMVSILMKQKYQDNKGILIFYIKNISKAVLNLSSINIEECEQINIKEQKIVNNEKIDSDGMYVHKIILTVSDIFYNIPNIYFNIMTPNAANASFSSKLPILLTRFIKENKMNETTFKNYWKALTQVHNEDVIMGVPKFSKKYFLNYLINAFNFYILKIGMLICASGYIHFPDLNMENKILILVKIRHEVKGCQISVVSSIKHLNNYLNKIFEIYLIKNN from the exons atgattaaACATAGCATAAAGGGattatattgttttattgATGAGGTTCGTAATTGTAAATGTAAAGAAGATGAAGAAAAGAAAGTATTACAAGAAATAATTaagataaagaaaaagtttaatgagaaaaatataacaaattataaaagaaagaaGTATATATGGAAATTAATTTATTGTCATATATTAGGATATGGTATATCTTTATCATATttagatataataaaattaataagTAGTAATAATTTTAGTGATAAATATTGTGGATATACAGCTTTATCTTTATTAGttgatgaaaataatgaaatgTTAAATATTATGGTAAGTACCATAAAGGcagatataaaaaataatgatgagaaaataaatttcttagcttttcattttgctagtcataaaataaatggATTATTAATAGAGAATTTATATGAAgatatattacatattgttacttcaaattatatatataaaccaaatataagaaaaaaagcttttttatgtttagcaaatatatataaaaaaagacatgatttattattaagaGGTAAAAATGATTTCGAGATTTTTAAATTTCTAGATCAGAATCTCAATGAAATAAACatgtttaatatatttgcatatctaaatttattatatgtgatcatattaatatttcaaaaatatgagtcaatgtattattatataaaaaaggaagaaaagaaaaaaaattcattagatgaaaaaaatgatgatatattaaaaagagAAGAATTACAATTTGATAATAGTTCAAATAGTAGTGGTAGTAGTAATCACAGTCGACGTATATcattacatataaaaaatgaattaaaaaaaaaaagaagtaaatcaaatatatatttaaatgaacaaaattttctatataatgATTTAAAGAAAGTagataaaatattagaAATCGAATCTGAGTGTACATTTAATATTGAAGAAATTGatttttatgaaataaaaaagtatataaataaatatatacattttatattaaatgtattatatttaatattagATGAAAATTTGAAAATTGATGAAggtttttattattcacaTGTCCGTTatccatttttattaataaaatgtttaCAAATGATACAATTATATGATGTTCATAATTTGTCTCAAACAactataaataatataaatgatatcatgtataaaattatatcaaAGCCATATAGAAAATTACAAGGAAGATTAGGAAATGAAAACAATCCGTTGAATAAAAACACTCCAAATAATAATAGGAATAGTGTTCctaataattttattactacaaataataataataataataataataatagtaatattaataataatgattataatagttataataattacaagaacaataataataaaagtaatagtaatatatttaaaaagagcttttcaaaaaatagtatttattcaaatagtaaaaaaaataaagatattttaagaaatgaaaaaagtGCTATATACATTGAATATGgtattatttatgaatgttctaatttatataattttttagATGATAAAATAGAAGATAGAAATAgagatataataatatgtttaataaCTTCATTTGATAcaaaaaaatcaaatattaattatgTTATTTTAAATAGTTTATctaaattaaaaatgaatttaaaaatttataatatgttagAAACACATATTATgcatttaataaatttattaaatagTGATGATATTACAATAAAATTACAAACATTTAATATTCTATTTAATATGTgtaatcataataattgGAAATTACTTATTAATGTATTTTTACATCATTTACCATTTATTGATCcatatatacaaaatgaaGTTATAATCAAAATATCTATTCTAGCTGAAAATTTCTCTCCAGACTTATCATGGTATATTGatgttatatttaaaatgaTTGAAATAACTCACAAGTCTATATTTCAAGAAGTATGGTTTAGATTAGTTCAAATAATAACTGGATTTGTTGAAGGCGATGGTAAAAATTCTTCCAAATTATCAAAAGGagaaaataatacattaaataatataaataataataatgaaaataataatagcaacaacaataataataataataataataataacaataataataacaataatagtaataataataacaataataataacaataataataatagtaataataataataataaaaataaagatgatCAGAAAGTACAAACATATGCTGCTATGAAATGTTATAGATATTTATCAGATAATTTTACAAAGATTGAATTATTAGTAGATttatgtacatatattataggTTCATTTGgatatttaataaaagataaagTACCTATGAAAGATCAATTAAAAATTcttgaaaaatattttgcCTTTGCATCATCTAATACCAAATGTGTTATTTTAATGGCTATTATGAAAATGGttttttatgataataaacTTATGAACAATGTGAAAAAAATTCTGAACACTTGTATTAATCATTCAGATTTGGAATTACAAACACGTGCATGTGAATTTCTTAATTTGTgtaatatgaataatatgagtatgttaaattatcttttgaaaaatatgCCTCTCTACAATATGAAGAAGGTGCACGaaaattttcttataaAGAGATTGCTGGAGACAAACAA aCATGCCGTTATTGACtttaatgaaaaagataACTCTCTCAAATTCGACAAAAATCATGATAACAAAAAATCAGGAAAACATAATAGGAATAAGGATGAAGAGTACAATGACACCAATAGCGATTATTcacataataaaatgtcATCTCATTCTTCTTGTAATTCCTCATCATCTGACGATGAAGATGAGGAAGAGgaagaaaatgaagaaaagtataataaaaagagaGGACGGAACTTATCCGATTCTTCTCataattcaaaaaaatcCTCATCAAGTGTATCAAGTCGTAAATCGAAAAATTCTAGTGATAACTCAgatgataatgaaaaattatttaaaatacTTTGTTTACAAAAAgctaataatataaatgatttatGGTTTAACGCGTGCTTATTAGATAAatgtcttttttttaaaaataatatggtCTCTATTTTAATGAAGCAAAAATATCAGGACAATAAAGGTAttctaattttttatataaaaaatatatccAAGGCAGTTCTTAACCTTAGCAG CATTAATATTGAAGAGTGTGAAcaaataaacataaaagaacaaaaaattgTTAACAATGAAAAAATCGACAGTGATGGAATGTATGTTCACAAAATAATTCTAACTGTATCAGACATCTTTTACAATATACCTAATATTTACTTTAACATAATGACACCAAATGCAGCG AATGCTAGCTTTTCCTCCAAACTTCCAATCCTCCTGACCAGAtttattaaagaaaataaaatgaacGAAACGACCTTCAAAAATTATTGGAAGGCACTCACACAAGTTCATAATGAAGATGTGATAATGGGAGTACCTAAATTttctaaaaaatattttttgaattatttaattaatgcttttaatttttatattttaaag ATTGGAATGCTCATATGCGCATCAGGATATATACATTTTCCA GATTTGaatatggaaaataaaattttaatattagTGAAAATCCGGCATGAAGTAAAAGg GTGCCAGATATCCGTCGTTTCGAGCATCAAACatttgaataattatttgaacaaaatattcgaaatatatcttataaagaataattaa
- a CDS encoding hypothetical protein (conserved Plasmodium protein, unknown function): MTEAENIKIEKPDFDAYNEKLGNISQSIDEIKKKIDNLQKEIKVANKGKEEYNKKKKDIVTKIDSFQSDIDKLENERRSILDDIEKKQKHKKELKVNAQNMKKQIGFENEEDIEKKIREIENKLMTSTISIKEEKLLINQIQALNKNKPLLSSYSKIENEASKYDDETIVPLKSKMDSIREKISKLRNEKKMERNRLKELQNSYQEKNNKLNELNNLRDNYSKKMNHYFMERRSITVEMEEKKQQYRSFKLNQLQAKQQKIKEDRERKNLELEKQSLEKKLEDIDVLPYREELALIENMLAYLKKLQEEFKLEESKKQQNAAKKINGEVENNENKDDNKTKNENNNKKAKSKKDKQKTFKLDMNILCYFVTAGINPPVSFDEIDSCIQKLLEKKDMYEQKRDESVKNVETRREDLTTKIKEIDEKLTAFKSGGEHQNKGTKANKVKA; encoded by the exons atgacTGAAGctgaaaatataaagatcGAAAAACCAGATTTTGATGCTTACAATGAAAAGTTAGGAAATATATCTCAATCAATtgatgaaataaaaaagaagatc gataatttacaaaaagaaattaaagTAGCTAATAAGGGGAAGGAggaatataataaaaagaaaaaagatATCGTAACAAAAATAGACTCCTTCCAATCAGATATTGACAAATTAGAAAATGAAAGAAGAAGTATATTGGATGATATcgaaaaaaaacaaaagCATAAAAAGGAATTAAAGGTTAATGCAcaaaatatgaagaaaCAAATTGGATTcgaaaatgaagaagacatagaaaaaaaaatcagAGAAATAGAAAACAAATTAATGACATCTACTATTTCAATTAAGGAAGAAAAATTGTTAATAAACCAAATACAAgcattaaataaaaataaaccATTATTGTCATCTTACAGCAAAATAGAAAATGAAGCCAGCAAATATGACGACGAAACAATAG TGCCCTTGAAAAGCAAGATGGACTCCATTAGAGAAAAAATAAGCAAACTAAgaaatgagaaaaaaatggaaCGCAACAGATTAAAAGAATTACAAAATAGCTatcaagaaaaaaataacaaacTTAACGAATTGAACAACTTGAGAGATAACTATTCGAAAAAAATGAACCATTATTTTATGGAAAGAAGAAGTATAACAGTAGAGATGGAAGAAAAGAAACAACAATATAGAAGTTTTAAATTAAATCAATTACAAGCAaaacaacaaaaaattaaagaagATAGAGAAAGGAAAAATCTAGAATTAGAAAAACAGTCTTTAGAAAAGAAACTAGAAGATATAGATGTTTTACCATATAGAGAAGAATTAGCACTAATAGAAAATATGCTTGCTtacttaaaaaaattacaagAAGAATTTAAATTAGAAGAATCCAAAAAACAACAAAATGCAGCCAAAAAAATCAATGGAGAAgtagaaaataatgaaaataaagatgacaacaaaacaaaaaatgaaaataataataaaaaagcAAAAAGTAAAAAAGATAAACAAAAAACATTCAAATTAgatatgaatatattatgcTATTTCGTAACTGCTGGTATTAACCCACCCGTAAGTTTTGATGAAATAGATTCATGTATTCAAAAATTACTTGAGAAAAAAGATATGTATGAACAAAAGAGGGATGAAAGTGTAAAAAATGTAGAAACCAGACGAGAGGATTTAACCACAAAAATTAAAg AAATCGATGAAAAATTGACAGCTTTTAAATCAGGGGGGGAACATCAAAACAAAGGAACCAAGGCAAATAAAGTTAAGGcttaa
- a CDS encoding putative histone H3 variant encodes MARTKQTARKSTGGKAPRKQLASKAARKSAPVSTGIKKPHRYRPGTVALREIRKFQKSTDLLIRKLPFQRLVREIAQEYKTDLRFQSQAVLALQEAAEAYLVGLFEDTNLCAIHAKRVTIMPKDIQLARRIRGERS; translated from the coding sequence ATGGCAAGAACTAAACAAACAGCAAGAAAATCCACAGGAGGAAAGGCCCCAAGAAAACAACTCGCATCCAAGGCAGCAAGAAAATCAGCCCCAGTATCCACTGGTATTAAAAAGCCACATAGATATCGTCCAGGAACTGTTGCTTTAAGAGAAATTAGAAAATTCCAAAAATCTACTGATCTTTTAATTAGAAAATTACCATTCCAAAGATTAGTAAGAGAAATTGCACAAGAATATAAAACTGATTTAAGATTTCAATCTCAAGCAGTTTTAGCTTTACAAGAAGCAGCAGAAGCTTACTTAGTAGGACTTTTTGAAGATACTAACTTGTGTGCAATTCATGCTAAGAGAGTTACCATCATGCCAAAAGATATCCAATTGGCTAGACGTATCCGTGGAGAAAGATCATAA